The following proteins are encoded in a genomic region of Sorangiineae bacterium MSr12523:
- a CDS encoding ABC transporter permease, giving the protein MIPIRYNVRSLAVRKTTTLATAFGVALVVFVFASALMLSEGIKRTLTTSGNPNGAIVMRKGSDNELSSVIETPTMSLLLAAPGVEHDQAGGNQPLGAGEIVAVNTIEKLGADGISNVQLRGVTDLSAKLRTNLKIVAGRAPAPGSDEVMVGERIRGRFRGLDLGQSFELKKNRQAKVVGIFTAGGSSHESEVWVDLEVLRTVFRREGVVSSVHVLLESPAAFDRFQAAVEQDKRLGLLAMREVDYYEKQSEGTSMFMQVLGTLIALFFAIGSMIGAMITMYAAVANRQREIGTLRALGFSRRSILFSFLVESMFLATLGGAMGAAASLLMGFVKFSMMNFASWSEIVFEFHPTPGILISAVVLSGAVGLIGGFFPALRAARISPVTAMRA; this is encoded by the coding sequence ATGATTCCCATTCGATACAATGTACGAAGCCTCGCCGTGCGCAAAACCACGACATTGGCTACCGCATTTGGCGTGGCGCTCGTGGTCTTCGTATTCGCCTCCGCGTTGATGCTCTCCGAGGGCATCAAACGAACCCTGACGACCTCGGGAAATCCCAATGGCGCAATCGTAATGCGCAAAGGAAGCGACAACGAGCTTTCCAGTGTCATCGAGACGCCCACCATGAGCCTTTTGCTCGCCGCGCCCGGGGTGGAGCACGACCAGGCAGGCGGCAACCAGCCGCTGGGCGCCGGGGAAATCGTCGCGGTGAACACGATTGAAAAGCTGGGCGCCGATGGCATCAGCAACGTACAACTTCGCGGCGTGACCGATTTATCGGCCAAACTGCGCACCAACTTGAAAATCGTGGCCGGGCGCGCGCCCGCCCCGGGCAGCGACGAGGTCATGGTCGGCGAGCGCATCCGCGGTCGCTTCCGCGGACTCGATTTGGGGCAAAGCTTCGAGTTGAAAAAGAATCGCCAAGCGAAGGTCGTGGGCATCTTCACCGCGGGCGGCTCCTCGCACGAGTCCGAGGTATGGGTCGATCTGGAGGTGCTGCGCACGGTCTTCCGCCGCGAGGGCGTCGTCTCCTCGGTGCACGTCTTGCTGGAGTCCCCGGCCGCCTTCGATCGATTCCAAGCCGCCGTGGAGCAGGACAAGCGCCTCGGCCTTTTGGCCATGCGCGAAGTCGACTATTACGAGAAGCAATCCGAGGGCACGAGCATGTTCATGCAAGTGCTCGGCACGCTGATCGCGTTATTCTTCGCCATCGGCTCGATGATCGGCGCCATGATTACGATGTACGCCGCCGTCGCAAACCGCCAACGCGAAATAGGCACATTGCGAGCGTTGGGCTTTTCGCGCCGGAGCATCCTCTTCTCATTTCTGGTCGAATCGATGTTCCTGGCCACCCTAGGCGGGGCCATGGGCGCAGCCGCCTCGCTGCTCATGGGGTTCGTAAAGTTCTCCATGATGAACTTCGCCAGCTGGTCCGAAATCGTCTTCGAATTCCACCCCACCCCGGGCATCCTGATATCCGCCGTCGTGCTATCAGGCGCCGTCGGGCTGATTGGCGGCTTCTTCCCCGCCCTCCGCGCCGCCCGCATATCCCCAGTTACCGCCATGCGCGCCTAA